The following coding sequences lie in one Lolium perenne isolate Kyuss_39 chromosome 2, Kyuss_2.0, whole genome shotgun sequence genomic window:
- the LOC127333805 gene encoding F-box/kelch-repeat protein At1g30090, translated as MRRVRVSSHQTPVQKLGDSQMKLTPKFRLATASALPSPTLTSDIDQSSWETPLIPGLPDDAALNCLLRLPVEAHDACRLVSRRWHHLLADKARFFTQRKAMGFRSPWLFTLAFHRCTGKIQWKVLDLDCLTWHTIPAMPCRDRACPRGFGCIAIPSDGTLLVCGGLVSDMDCPLHLVLKYDVYKNRWTVMTRMLSARSFFGGGVIDGRVYVAGGYSTDQFELNSAEVLDPAKGAWKPVASMGINMASSDSAIMSGRLYLTEGCAWPFFSSPRGQVYDPKIDRWEAMPVGMREGWTGLSVVIDDRLFVISEYERMKVKVYDAEMDSWASVNGPPMPERIMKPLSVSCLDSKIVIVGRGLQVAIGHIKKQLGSGSSCNRRTSSYLICWQDVDVPRAFSDLTPSSSQILHA; from the coding sequence ATGCGCCGCGTCCGAGTCTCATCTCACCAGACTCCTGTCCAGAAGCTCGGTGATTCGCAGATGAAACTGACACCCAAGTTCCGGCTTGCCACAGCCTCTGCACTGCCGTCGCCGACATTAACCTCTGATATTGATCAATCTTCATGGGAGACACCCCTCATACCTGGCCTTCCGGACGACGCCGCACTCAATTGCCTCCTTCGGCTACCTGTTGAGGCCCATGATGCCTGCAGGCTCGTCTCTCGCCGGTGGCACCACCTCCTGGCCGACAAGGCACGGTTCTTCACGCAGAGGAAAGCAATGGGCTTCCGGTCGCCGTGGTTGTTCACCCTGGCGTTCCACCGTTGCACTGGTAAGATACAGTGGAAGGTGCTGGACCTGGACTGCTTAACCTGGCACACCATTCCTGCCATGCCGTGCCGGGACCGGGCTTGCCCCCGTGGGTTTGGCTGCATTGCAATCCCCAGTGATGGCACCCTTCTTGTCTGCGGTGGGCTAGTCTCTGACATGGATTGCCCATTACATTTGGTACTCAAGTATGATGTTTACAAGAACCGCTGGACTGTGATGACCCGGATGCTGTCGGCACGGTCCTTCTTTGGTGGTGGTGTGATCGATGGAAGGGTTTATGTTGCTGGGGGCTATAGCACGGACCAGTTTGAGCTGAACTCAGCAGAGGTTCTTGATCCAGCTAAGGGTGCTTGGAAACCAGTTGCTAGTATGGGCATCAACATGGCTTCATCAGATTCTGCTATCATGAGTGGTAGGCTTTATCTCACTGAAGGTTGTGCATGGCCTTTCTTCTCCTCGCCTAGAGGGCAGGTGTATGATCCAAAGATTGACCGCTGGGAGGCGATGCCAGTTGGAATGCGTGAAGGGTGGACAGGATTGAGCGTGGTCATCGACGATCGTTTATTCGTCATTTCAGAGTATGAGAGGATGAAGGTTAAGGTCTATGATGCAGAGATGGATTCGTGGGCTTCTGTAAACGGCCCTCCTATGCCTGAGCGGATTATGAAACCTTTGTCTGTGAGTTGCCTGGACAGTAAGATAGTCATTGTCGGCCGTGGTCTCCAAGTAGCAATTGGCCACATCAAGAAACAGTTAGGCAGTGGAAGCAGTTGTAATCGTAGGACTTCGAGCTACTTGATTTGTTGGCAAGATGTCGATGTTCCAAGGGCATTCAGCGATCTGACGCCTTCAAGCAGTCAGATCTTGCATGCTTAA